In Panulirus ornatus isolate Po-2019 chromosome 66, ASM3632096v1, whole genome shotgun sequence, the DNA window TTAGTTGATATAAAGATAAGTAAAGGACATAAAGAATCAACCAAACTTATTAAAACTTCTCCTAGTAGCCAAAATGGTTTTAGAAATGTACCAGCGTGAAATATGGATACTGCTGGGATTATGTGGCCACTTGCTCTGTCGTCTGTCTCTGAATGCTTTAGCCCCATATGAGCAGTACTTGGATCATATGCATGACTTGTATATGTTGACAATGATATTTGACATTAAGATGAATCTTGACTCCTTGTGAGGTTAAGGGAAGTTTTCATTGGCTTTTTAgcttcttttttaatatattacaTACTGTTGCATTAACCAACCCTATATTTTTCCAGATAGATTGTTATATCCCTGTTTGATGAAACATGATACTTAGATTCATACTCCTCAGCTGTTATTGTATTTAACACTTCATCAGCATTGCCAAACAGAATTATATAATATTCAAAGCTAAAAGGAATGTGGATGGAGCTCATACAGACTTTTTATCCTAACATTAATGTCATTCCCTTGGGGACCATGTAAAGTGGCTGCATGGAGAGGCTAAATGGCAGCTTGAACAGCTGTTCAGTTTTGTCTTTAAGGGCATCAACAATTGGCATTTTACTGTCATGGATATCTAGTATACAGTATTTTTACAAGAATGTTGGAGGTTTAGGAAATTCTTGGCTCCCGAAGAGGTTGCTTCTGATATTACACAATGGCAATGTTTTcagtttttttcatgtttttgatcCCCAAAGTTAAGCTGATATTGATGAAATATAATGCTTCTACTCATGCTTTGCCTCACTAATTGTATGCTGTAAACACTACAGAAACCTTCCAGAACAAAGTCACTTGGTATCCAATGCTAGTTTCTGTGCATAACAAAACACAGAATAGGAGTAAAGTGGTAAAATAATGTGGACGTTGCCATAGTTTGTTTGCAGATATTGGTCCATAAGTTGAATCAGAAGTAAAGTTGTGAAAAAATATAGAAtagtatagaggagaaagaatacttcccaagtatttcctgcgtgtcgtagaaggcgactgaaagggaagggagcagggggctggaaatcctcccctctcgtttttttttttaattttccaaaggaaggaacagagaagggggccggatgaggatgtttcctcagagtcccagtcctctgttctaaacgctacttcgctgatgcaggaaatggcaaatagtatgaaagaaagaaaaagaagtatagAACAATAAATGGAATGAGTTAAGTGAATAAATGATGGATGTAGAAAGCAATAAAGCATCCCTGAAATTGTGTGGTAGAAAAGCTACATTTATGTGGCCCCATGTGTGTAAAACATCTTCCCTGTATGTTGTCTGCTTAtatttatctctgatgcctgttccctcaagGGGtccttaagtgcctcacccttagcaggccactggcagagggtaactctaatGCATTGCAGGGGCTCTTACCAAATGTTCCCACTAtctaatgttccagcctactacttcaacctaatgcttctgtctaatgttcATAATCTACGTATTGCTGCTACCCTGTCTGCACAAATGAGTAAttgcacatacacacagcttCCAACCATCTCAATGACTTGTATCTTTTACACTGAAACAAtttattatttgatttatttgtGTTTATACTTTATCTAACCGAACTTGAGACCTAGCTGATTGGTATAGCTAGTCaggcagaattttttttttttttttcactaagttTCATTTGTTAAAAAGCAGGTAAGAAGACAAAGTCCAAGATGGTATAGTAAAAGACTAACACGAGCGGAAGTGTCAGAGCGAGTTATGAACATCTGCAAGTTGTACATCCCCTCAGGACACATTGAGGTAACTCTTAGATAATTGAATAAAAGTTTTCCTCCAGCTTTAAGCTTCACAACTATGACATCTTTACTTTTTTTCTCACTCGTATTGCTATTCTTGACAATTAGTTATTGCTTATAAAGTAGATTGTTTTTGTATTTACAGATAGCAGGAAGTGTTCGTAACTACAGTGCCAAGGAACCTCTGACACTCGACTTGATCCAGCAGAGAGTCTTGCTAGTCCTCAGGCTCTACGATAAGATTAACCCTGATAAGGTATCTATtattttttaaaaacttttagtAACATATACTTCCTCATAGTTTCCTTGGCTTCTGTgtaatagtataaaaaaaattagattGCACTGTTTTTTTGCAACATGAAGATACTTGGATAATTACCATAAAATCTATCTACTCTCAGTTGGTACATATATTAGCAAGACCTCAGATGTAAGTTAGAtgcctttttctttccatttttaacAGCTGACTATCGAGTCTCACTTCCTACAAGACCTTGGCCTCGATTCCCTTGACCATGTTGAGGTCATCATGGCTATGGAGGATGAGTTTGGTGCGTACCTTACAGATTGATTGTTTCCTGATATATATCTGAAAATGTATTTCAGAGCTTTATCATTAATAGTAAATGTCTTAAATGATATGGCTTTCATTAATGCTGTCAGTGTGCAAAAAACAGTGCCACTACTATGCCAAGCATCTTCAGGTTTTTCTTAATATTGTAGCACAAATATGGGAATCCAGcattgacatgctgttaatgttTCACAGAATGATTCAAAGGATTTATTTCACTTCAAAGATTAGGTAGCATACTGAAAGATATTATTAACAAGTGTTGAAAAACAAATGTTCCCTAGAAAATCTGTTCTGTATATTATTCTCCTTAACCAGTCAGAGCTTGTAAGCATTTGTAATTAAAGAACAATATTTTTCTTGGATTGTTATGTCTGATAGACATGAAATACTTCTGATTTCAGTACATCAAAACAGTCTTGCTCATTTATCACATAATCTGTCCATTTCTACTTCCAAGTCCATGGTGCTTTTATACCCTGGTGTGAAGGGGGGTATCGGAAATATTTTTAACCCTGCATTTATAGTTCCATGCGTACACAAACAGATAAGATCTAATAATTTACTCTTATTTACTTCTACCTTAGTTTTTATACATTTTATGGGTGTTACTATATAACTATACATTGTTTTGGATCCCCCTTTGCATGTATGAAAGTGGTTTCTAAGCCAGTTTGTtctatttttatttcattctctTGGATATCATTTACGTTTACATTTGGCAGATTCCTTAGTAAGTTGTGATTTTTGTGCAATACATGAACTGACCTTCCTTATCTGTAGTTGTCATTTTCATTTATCCTTTATCaaaatttttctcatttcattttccttaatattttttattttgctctgttcatcccttgggatagggcagaaagaatacaatctctgtgttgtagagggcagTTTAGAGAGACATTGATCGTGCAATGGAAATCctatattcttatttattattgtttatttattttgctttgtcgctgtctcccatgctagcgaggtagtgcaaggaaaaagacgaaattaatggcccaacccacccacatacacatgtatatacatacacatccacacatgcaaatgtacatacctatgcatctcaacgtatacatatatatatacacacagacatatacaaatatacacatgtacataattcatactgtctgcctctattcattcccgtcgccaccccgccacacatgaaataacaacccccttcccccaaatgtgtgcaaggtagcgctaggaaaagacaacaaaggccacatttgttcacactcagtctctagctgtcatgtaataatgcactgaaactacagctgccttttcaggccccacagaactttccatggtttaccccagacgcttcacatgccctggttcaatccattgacagcacgtcgaccccggtatatcacatcattccaattcactctattccttgcacgcctttcaccctcctgcatgttcaggcccctatcactcaaaatctttttcactccatctttccacctccaatttggtctcccacttctcgttctctccacctctaacacacatatgctctttgtcaatctttcctcactcattctctccatgtgaccaaaccatttcagaacaccctcttctgttctctcaaccacactcttttcattaccacccatctctcttaccctttcattacttactcgatcaaaccatctcacaccacatattgtcctcaaacatctcatttccagcacatccaccctcctccgcacaactctatccatagcccatgcctcgcaaccatacaacattgttggaaccactattccttctaacatacccatttttgctttccgagataatgttctcgacttccacacattcttcaatgctcccagaactttcgccccctcccccaccctatgattcacttctgcttccatggttccatccgctgccaaatccactcccagatatctaaaacacttcacttcctccagttcctcccaattgacttgtccctcaaccctactgtacccaataacctcgctcttattcacttttactctcagctttcttctttcacacactttaccaaactcagttaccagcttctgcagcttctcacacaaatcaaccaccagtgctgcatcattcgcaaacaactgactcgcttcccaagctctttcatccacaacagactgcatacttgcccctctttccaaaacttgcattcacctccctaacaaccccatccattaacaaattaaacaaccatggagacatcgcacatgcctgccgcaaacctacattcactgagaaccaatcactttcctctcttcctacacgtacacaggccttacatcctcgataaaaacatctcactgcttctaacaacttgcctcccacaccatatattcttaataccttccacagagcatctctatcaactttatcatatgccttctccaaatccataaatgctttccatttgcttttctgagtatttcttacacacattcttcaaagtaaacatctgatccacacatcttctaccacttctgaaaccacactgctcttccccaatctgatgctctgtacatgccttcaccctctcagtagtaccttcccatataatttctcaggaatactcaacaaacttatacctctgtaatttgagcactcacttttatcccctttgcctttgtacaatggcactatgcaagcattctgccaatcctcaggcacctcaccatgagacatacatccattaaatatcctcgccaaccagtcaacagtacagtcaccctcttttttgataaattctaatgcagtaccatccaaacccactgccttgctggctttcatcttctgcaaagcttttcctacctcttctctgtttaccaaatcattttccctaacccactcactttgcacaccacctcaaccaaaacaccctatatctaccactctatcatcaaacacattcaacaaaccttcaaaatactcactccatctcctcacatcaccactacttgttatcacctccccatttgcccccgtcactgaagttcccatttgctcccttgtcttacgcactttatttacctccttccaaaacatctttttattttccctaaaatttaatgatactctcacccccaactctcatatgccttcttcgtgcctctttcttttatacatctcccattcatttgcattatttccctgcaaaaaatcgtccaaatgcctctcttctctttcactaataatcttacttcttcatcccaccactcactaccctttctaatctgcccaccttccacgcttctcatgccacaagcatcttttgcgcaagccatctctgcttcccgaaatacatcccattccttccccactccccttatgtccttagttctcactgtttttccattctgtactcagtctctcctggtacttcctcacacaagtctccttcccaagctcacttactctcaccactctctttgccccaacattctcccttcttttctgaaaacctctacaaatctccaccttcgcctccacaagataatgattagacgtccctccagttgcacctctcagtacattaacatccgaaagtctctctttcgtgtggctatcaattaacacgtaatccaataacgctctctggtcatctctcctacttatatacgtatacttatgtatatctctctttttaaaccaggtattcccaatcaccagtcctttttcagcacataaatcaacaagctcttcaccatttccatttacaccaattattccctcagctgccacattactcacctttgcattcaaatcgcccatcactataacccggtcttgtgcatcaaaactactaacacactcggctgttcccaaaacacttgcctctcatgatctttcttgtcatgcccagatgcatatgcaccaataatcacccatttctctccatccactttcagttttacccttatcaatctagagtttactttcttacactctgtcacatactcccaccactcctgtttcaggagtagtgctactccttcccttgctcttgtcctctcactaaccccaactttactcccaagacattcccaaaccactcttcccctttacccttgagctttgtttcactcagaaccaaaacatccaggttcctttcctcaaacatactccctgtgtgactccttctgtttcctcttttaaaaagttaaaatacgaggaggggagagtttccagccccccgctcctgtccccttgtttattcatttatttattttgttttgtcgctgtctcccacgtcagcgaggtagcgcaaggaaacacacgaaagaatggcccaacccacccacatacacatgtatacacgtccacacatgcaaatatacatatctatacatctcaacatatacatatctatacatctcatcatatacatatatatatacacacacagacatatacatatatacacatgtacataattcatactgtctgcctttattcattcccatcgccaccgcgccacacatgaaataacaaccccctccccccttatgtgtgcaaggtaacactaggaaaagacaacaaaggcatgtaataatgcaccgaaaccacagctccctttccacatcctttaCATTATTGTACTAGATTTTAAAGTATAATTATAAGGAGCAGAGTTAGGatttttcctcgaaggctcacattggagATGCAGTCTTGGAAAACAACTTCATAGGTTGTGTATACCATTTTACCATATGATTCAAAGGTATAAGGGGAGTTGCTCTCCTGGGGAAGATTTCTTGACCAAATTTCCTCCCTTAAATATGAATAAATTGCTAAGAAATGTGGGGTATAACATAGGTCATCAATCCTCAAATGTCTAGCTTGGTTTTCTCTTTCAACCttcaaaattcatgtttttcagGACATTTAAAAAACATATTTAACCTTAGTTTCAAAGGTATTcatataacgaaaaaaaaagtcGGTTAAGTTTGCGTCATCTTTTGTCATTCAGATTATCTGAGGAAGTTTTGTATTAGTTTCGGCACAATTTGCTaaaatgtgtggatgtgaggccTTAGTGTCAAGTGAGTTGACATTGCacatgttttatcatttattttacatTCAGTAAAAAATTGGTCGTATGTTAATGAGTATTGGTTATGCATGTCTTAGTAAACTTTCAGAGAGAAGAGTATTGCAGTTATGCATTTTACTTTTTCACAGGTTTTGAAATCCCAGATGCTGATGCAGAGAAGCTTTTACGACCGGCAGACATCATTCGATATGTAGCTGATAAAGAAGATATTTATGATTAAGATCCCCATACAAAGCTGGACATTTTTTTGAAAGAGGCCAGCACTCATACATGGAAAACTTGCTTGTGTTAACTGCATTGACCGTGACCTTACAGACTCTGGCTATCACAGTGCAGTGCTACTGTGTTCTGGTGCGATGTGTACGAAGCTGTAAATAATTTTGATTTTGAGGGAAATGTCCACTAGAATTGAAATAAACCATCATTCAATATTGGTTCATGTCACTTTATTTTGGCTGTCATAGGAATTTGATTTATTCGTATTCCTTCACACATGACCAGATTTTTATTGAATACCTGTAATTAATATTGTATGTGTACAGATACTAAATAAAGATTTAGTGTTATATTGGTATATTATTAACCCATACCTTCTTGCTCCAGGTTCGTCTTCTATGGGGCTTCTGCATTCCCCTGGCTGGAACcagatgtgtgtgtttttgtgggaaTGAGCAGAAAACGGTTGAAAGAGTTGTGGAAGTTTCGTCATAAGCATAAGGGATCTTGTTATGTGTTGAATCTATTTGTAAATGCGGGATAGATGAGTGACCTCTTGAAAGCTGATGAGAAAGAGGAACTCATACATGCCTGAAGAGCACTGGATCATGTGGATTTATTTCTGGTAGGGTGCCGCTTTTGATTGGGTTGGAAGAGCAGCCGCTTGATGATTCTTTGGCCATTTCATCATGCATCTTTTTCTTGGAGAAGGTGGGGAATCTGTGAATATGGGTGGCCGAAGTGTAAGGCAGGGGTAATCTTTATCTTTCTACTATTGATTGGTGTTGGTTAttaagtggtttggatgggaaacCTAGGTCAATTGTTAAGAGCCGATTGCCAAGCACATTAAGCATATGTTTCTAGATGGGTTGTGTGAAGGTTTTTCTGGCAATTTTATGAGTATAGTTGGTTTGTGGTTGATTTTTATTTCTTGAGTATGAAGAAATTAAACTGGAATGGATCAGGAAATCTTGAGTGTGGGCTGGGTTGGTGCAATGAgtgtattttctttaatgtgcacCAGAGTTCAATGCTGTGGGTCTCCTGATTCAttgtacagtctcatcaaagctTTATAACATACACATAgatagagtgataagagatgaaagcaaaactagtgaAAGGGGTTGCaaaggtggtagtgttgtggtgaggtatagtggctagtgacaagcctgatTGTGGTCGACACTGTGTTGTTTgccgagagtgaagaggagttacagaaggttgtgCATTTTTTGATGCATGTAAGcttaggtgattgaaggtaaataaaagtaaagtaattgtatttgaaaggaaatggagtggaaGGGTATATTTTCCAAAGcccaaaagagaaaagagaaagtataCTCAACTTATGGgagagaaagattggaagaggtgACACGTGTTTGGTTGCAATCTtaggtaagtttgatgatatggggagagagcagtacaagatAGAAGTCGTTGGGTACCTTGACGAAATAATGAAAGGTTAATATGCAAGTGTGCAAATGAAGAAAGGATGAAGGGACAGTATAATCCTCCCTTCCCTGACCTATGCACCCATAACATAGAcaaggaatgagtcacagaggtcaaaaatTCAGACTGGAAAAGAgccatttgagaggagcatgtattATGATGATGGAATGGGAGAAAGAAATGAGGGTGTATATAACAGGtttggtatggtagggaatgccAAGAGAAATGGATTGTGGAGTAAGTGAACGTAATAATTTTAgttggtttgggtatgtggaaagaatgcaagattgggagtTTACAATCATATGATAGTACAATAAAGGAGTTGGCATTGGGGAGTTTACAATCATataatagtatgattaaaggggttggcatGACGAAGACCACCTGGaacatggagaaatagagtggaagagtattggagggagagaaatggtggaagaatgcatggaatggtgtatgcaagggaagcgTGTATGGGCAAGgatgtggagacttttgctgtggccacccccttggtgGGAGTTCCCTGAGGGATTGGGTGTccaagaaacagatggatatatAGACATTTATTTATAGCTGCATATCATTTCCAGTCTGCATAATTTTTTCAGcttttattcttttatcatcTTACATTTATTTAAAAGCTTTTTATTGTTTCTGTTGTCTTTCAACGTGTATACATGGTCCTTggaggataggggatagggaagaTAGAACTACTCATGCAACCTCCTGCTTGTTGTAGATTGCAAAATCCTCCCATGGAGCTCGAGATGATTTTTCTTAGATgttcaatcatctgttcttggtgcttcctcacttTACAGAAGAGCAAACAAACATGAATTTTTTTATGTATAGTtaatatacttgattgccgtttcctgcattggtgagatagcatcaggaaacagatgaagaatgcccatacaagcacatacacatatttatttatatttatttattttgctttgtcgctgtctcctgtgtttgcgaggtagcgcaaggaaacagatgaaagaaatggcccaacccacccccatacacgtatatacatacacgtccacacacacaaatatacatacctatacatctcaatgttcacatatatatacacacacaagacatatacatatatacgcatgtatgtaattcatactgtctgcctttatttattcccatcgccaccttgccacacatggaataacatccccctcccccctcatgtgtgcgaggtagcgctaggaaaagacaacagaggccccattcgttcacactcagtctctagctgtcatgtaatgatgcccgaaaaccacagctccctatctgcttccaggccccacagacctttctttttttacccaagacatttcaaatgccctagttcagttcactgacagcatgtcaaccatggtacaccacatcattccaattcattctattccttgcacgcctatcgcCCTCCTATATGTACAGACTCCaattgatcaaaatctttttcattccatccttccacctctaatttggtctcctgcttcttgttccctttacctctgacacatcctctttgtcagtctttcctcactcattctctctatgtctaaactatttcaatacccctcttctgctctctcaaccacactttttatttccacacctctctcttacccttaatcacaaccacatactgccctcaaacatttcatttctaacacatccaccattctccatacaatcctatttatagcctatgcctcacaaccatataatattgttggaactactgttccttcaaacatacccatttttgctcttcgagataatgttctctccttccacacatttttcatcgcttccagaactttcacatccccccccccccccacacacacacacacacacacactgtgacttgatatctaaaccacttcacttcctccaatttctctccattcaaacttacatcctaatttacttgtccctcaaccctactaaacctaataacctttatctcaactttctcctttcacacactttcccaaatgcagtcaccaacttctgttgcttctcacttgaatcagccaccagagctgtatcatcggagaacaacaactgactctccaatccctctcatccccaacagactgcatactcgccctcaaTCCAAAActcgcattaacctccctaaccaccccatccatggggacatcacacacccctgccgcaaactgaccttcactgggaaccaatcgctcttctctcttcttattcgtacacatgcctaacatccttggtaaaaaaaatataatatacttTACTTCACAAAGAAGGAAATAAGTAACAGAGAAAGACTGTAGCGTTCTCTGCCTGGACACCAGTACCTATGTGCTACCTTGCCAAAGAAAGTCACAGGTGTGTTCTAAATCAAACTTTACTCACACCCATATGGCAAAGTAGAAGCAAATGGCACATCTTGATATAAGCTGCTGATCATGTTTGAACACCTTCACAGTGTGGATTCTTAACGAGAGATTGCAAAAGAAATTGAAGTACATACTGGTTTAGTATCTTGGTAAAGGTTTCTAGACATTTTTGAGCTTATTGGAGTAAGAATTGGCCTCTGTGAATGACATATCTGTTCTAGCCTCAAATTCTTGGTATGTGCTATTTTGATTCACTGTATTGTGTCTATGGGTTGTTTTGGCCtccctatctatttatttattcatttatttactgttACCCTTGGGTTCCTGAAACCCCAAGGCTGCAGTACACTTGGTGGCAGGGACAAGACAAGATGGATTTTTTTTGAAGCAAGAAATTTTTGAAAAGATTGCACTCTGTTTTGTTAACATTCTGCTTCCCTGTACAGATATATGCTGTATACTGACTTCATGATACACGCATCTCCCGTTATCATGACGTGATCTCCCTAAAGTTAAAATTATCTTACTTCAGGGTCTTCCCCTTTTCAGAATAAACATCCATGTGCTTATTGTAATGATTAAAATGCCTTGCTTGGCCCTTGCAATCAAAACATTTACATTTTTTAAGCAGTAAAAATGTGTGCACAGGTTTCTAAAgatataatttttcattaactttatTCAAATTAGATTTTAATATAAAAGTAAATAACTGTCACTAGCTTACAGAATATCTTACTACCTTGCTACCTTAAACATTTTAGAAATTCTCTgctatatatatttacaata includes these proteins:
- the ND-ACP gene encoding acyl carrier protein, mitochondrial isoform X1 — its product is MASIMRSSRFAALIKPSLFRAGISRASTVGCLHTMKTRELRDSHTTLLPAAAKQVRRQSPRWYSKRLTRAEVSERVMNICKLYIPSGHIEIAGSVRNYSAKEPLTLDLIQQRVLLVLRLYDKINPDKLTIESHFLQDLGLDSLDHVEVIMAMEDEFGFEIPDADAEKLLRPADIIRYVADKEDIYD
- the ND-ACP gene encoding acyl carrier protein, mitochondrial isoform X2, whose translation is MASIMRSSRFAALIKPSLFRAGISRASTVGCLHTMKTRELRDSHTTLLPAAAKVRRQSPRWYSKRLTRAEVSERVMNICKLYIPSGHIEIAGSVRNYSAKEPLTLDLIQQRVLLVLRLYDKINPDKLTIESHFLQDLGLDSLDHVEVIMAMEDEFGFEIPDADAEKLLRPADIIRYVADKEDIYD
- the ND-ACP gene encoding acyl carrier protein, mitochondrial isoform X3, producing the protein MASIMRSSRFAALIKPSLFRAGISRASTVGCLHTMKTRELRDSHTTLLPAAAKIAGSVRNYSAKEPLTLDLIQQRVLLVLRLYDKINPDKLTIESHFLQDLGLDSLDHVEVIMAMEDEFGFEIPDADAEKLLRPADIIRYVADKEDIYD